The Lathyrus oleraceus cultivar Zhongwan6 chromosome 5, CAAS_Psat_ZW6_1.0, whole genome shotgun sequence genome includes the window AGTGATTTCAGGAACATCATATGCATCTTCAGTACTAACAAGTTGACCTGAAGAAGATATTGATTAAGCTATCTAAAGCAGATGAGGGATTTGAGGTTGTGGTTGTGATGAAGAAGAACGACATCCTATTCGTTGAGTTGTAGCAACACTTTGTTGTTGAACTTATTGTTGTTCTTGAGTTTGTTGAGCAGATTGTTATGAAGAAGCCATTGTTGAAGATCAAAAGACTTTTAGGGTTTCTAGAAATTGTAAGCTCAAAGAAAGAAAGTATAGGTTGTGATGGTAGAGAAAGTGTGTGAAGTGGGTTTAAATAGACGTATTTGTAATCATGACAAAAAtaaagaaaacaagaaaaatcTGAAAAGGGGGTAAAGCGTGAAAGATTTTACCTAATCGCAAGATTTATTCACCCAATGTGTCACATCATCATATCAAAAATTGTTCAGTTTTCTATTATAGTTGTCATAAAATTGTTCCACTAATTAAGAATGATTGACATGTATTTAACAAAAAATTGTTAAGTATCCATAAAGTAGGTTTGTTTAACCAAACAAATTCTGATTGTATACTCTGAACTTATGAAACCTTCTAATTTCAGAAGACTCACACGTCCAGAACAACCAACAAATCCCAGAGTCTCATTTTTCAATTCTGAGAGATTAACATTCTGAGAAAAACATCtttttcattctggacataagTCGATTTTCATATTTTTCATAATGAAAATAAATCTATCTTCAACAAGGACTTTTAtaaagatatcaacccattgatggtctgtatcaataaattttataTCTAAAATTCTCTTCTGAAAATAGTCACGTATAAAGTCATGTTTCATCTCAATATGTTTTGCTCTAGAATGCAAAAGGagattcttagataaacaaataacATAATATTATCACAGAGTATAGGAATGTTACTTTCATATATCTGGAAATATTCTAGCTTacttttcatccagagcatctgagtagtgtATTTAGAGGCTACAATATATTCAACTTCAGCAGTTAAAAGTGCTATTGTTGATTGCATtttgctggaccatgagatcagaTTATCTCCCATAAACTGATAGCTTCCAGAAGTGCTTTTCCTCTCAAGTCTGTCTCCAacataatcaacatcataatAACCCACTAACTTGTAGTCTTTAGATATTCTAAAACACAAGCAAAGGTTAATCGTgcctttcagatacctaaagatcCTCTTAACAGTTGTTAAGTGGGACTCTCTAGGATCTAATTGGAAGCGAGCATACAAATAGACAGTAAGCACAATGTCAGGTCTAGAAGAAATCAAGTACATAAGAGTACCAATCATACCTCTGTATACATTATGTTCTACCTTAGCACTTACGTCATCCTTCTCAAGGATGCATAAAAGTCTTTGACATCTTTCATTTAGACATGTCAAACTTCTTTGTAAGTTCTTTGGTGTACTTGCTCTAATGGATGTACGTTCCTTATGGActttgattaatttgaatccCTAGAAAGAACTTGAGTTCATCCATCAGACTCATCTTAAACTCTTCCTGTATAGAGTTAGCAAATTCCTTGCACAAAGTAACATTAGtagaaccaaatatgatatcatcaacataaatttgaatAACAAGAATATCATTTTTGAATGACTTACAGAAAAGAGatgtatcaaccttccctctggTGAAATCATTTTCTAAAAGAAAACTGTTTAGTATTTCATACCATGCTATAtgagcttgtttcagaccatacaaTGATTTCTTAAGCTCTATAACAAAATTTGGATTTTTAGGATTTTTAAAACCAGAAGGTTGGTGTATGCACACTTCTTCAGTAATgtaaccattcagaaatgcactcTTAACAACCATCTGATACaagatgatgttatgattgacaACAAAGGAAATTAAgagacgaatagactctaacctaGAAATTGGTGCAAAGGTTTTTGTATAGTCAACCCATTattgctgactataaccttgtgtTACTAGCCGAGCCTTGTTTCTTACTACCTCTCCTTGTTCGTTCAACTTGTTTCTGAAGACCCACTTTTTTCCAATAATGCGAGTTCCTTTGGGTCTTGGCACCAGATCCCACGCGTCATTTCTGAAGAACTAATTGAGTCCCTCTTGCATATCCATACTCCATTATATTTCTAGAAGTGCTTTGTCAATTGATGTAGGCTATATCAAAGACATCAAACCCATAAGAGTTTCTTTAGAAGGTTTGAATTAGGATatggttctgacaggttcataCTTGTCTCCTAGAAACAATTCTTCAGAATGTGAATATCTCTGTTTGTGCCTTCTAAGAGGAGTCAGAGCTTCTACAACTTCTGGTTGAGTAGCTTCAGATTCTTTTGCTTCAACTTCTTTGGTTTCTGAAGTATTTCCTTCAGATCCTGAATAAGTGATCTCTAGATCTGCAAAATTTTCgactagctttgacttttcagagtcaagcttatcatcaaatctgacacGTATTGATTCTTCAACAATCCATGTCTCagtattgtatactctatagTCTTTTGAACATtcagagtatcctaacatgatgcacttttgtgccttagaatTAAACTTGCtcaagattctctttagtgtttagCATAAAAaaagaacatccaaaaggatgaaaatatgaaatgttgggcttcagattcttccacaattcataaggagtcttacctagaataggtcttatagagattctgTTATGAATATAACACGGTGTGTTGACTGCTTTTTTCAAAAAGTGCTTAGCCGCATTAGTCTCGTTGATCATGGTTTTGGCCATCTCTTGTAGAGTCATATTCCTCCTCTCTACAACTCtattttattgtggagttctacaacatgagaaatcatgggaaattccattagcatcaaagagtttttcaaaatatttgttttcaaattctccaccatgatcacttctgacttttaCAATTCTGAGATCCTTCTCATTTTGCACTTGGGAGCAGAAAGTAGAAAATacagaatgtgactcattcttgtgtaTGAGAAATTTCACCCATGTCTATCTActgtagtcatcaacaatgactagtccatacttcttaccattgacaGAGACCGTTTTCACTGGACCAAACAAGTCAATATGAAGAAGCTCCAATGGTTTGGAGGTTGACATGACATTTTTAGCcttgaaagaagttttagaaaacttgcctttctgacatgcttaCAAAGAGAATCTAAAGTAAACTTCATATTTGGCAGACCTCTGACTAAATTAAGCTTCTTTAGTTGAGAAATCCTCATCATGCTAACATGGTTCAATCGTCTATGCCACGTCCATTGCTCTTCGTTTACAGACataataaattttatattttgattCTTCAAATCAGAAAGTCTTATCTTATAAAcgttgttcttcctctttccatTTAAAAGATCTGAGTCATCCTTTTGACTGACAACTTTACAGGACTTTTGATTGAAAATAATttcataaccattgtcacttaattgGATTATGGATAaaaattatgcattaatccttaAACTTAAAGAACATTAGTAATGGAATGAAGTTTACCGTTACCTACTGTTCTGGAGCCAATGATCTCCCCTTTCTGATCACCTCTGAAACCGACGAAGCCTCAAGGCTTAAGTTTCAAGATTTGGAATATATGccttcttcccgtcatgtgtcgcgagcatccagagcCCAATCTCGTGACTTATTAAAGAACTAACCAGTTCTTCAAGATAAGTGTTActcagatcctttgataactttAGAGCTATTACCATAGGTCTCTAACACTTAGGTAGGCTCCGGATGACATTTTTAACTTGATCAGCAGTAGAATACCTTTTGTCAAAACCTTAATACCTGCAACAAGAgtctgaaaccttgagaacatgttctcaacattttcttcatcCTCCATCTTGAATGCTTCATATTTTTGAATCAAGGAAAGAGCCTTAGAATCTTTGACTTACACATTCCCCCCATGCGTCATCCTCAGAGAATCAAATATAGATTTAGCAGTATCTTTGTTGGTGACTTTTTCATACTCAGTGTATGAAATAACATTTAGAAAGATGGTTCTTGATTTGTGATGATTCTTATAGTCTTTATTATGTTGATTTGTCATCACTCTTTTTTAAACTTTATTGCCACTTGCATCTATTGGGTGTACGTATCCATCAACTACCATATCCCATAAATCAACATCTGACCTAGAAAGAAGCTCTCTATTCCGTCCTTCTAATATTCAAATCTATCTCTATCAAAAACTGGAGGTTTAGCATTATAATAATCTCTATCATTTATTTGAGCAACTGGTGGTGGAAAGGTAGCCATTGTGTTTCACATTGGATCTTTATCTgacactattaagtgtttgataTCTTATCAAAATCAGAAccggagctctgatgccaattgaaggtggcaagaaacacaagaaataagggtttgaattgggtttctaaaaacaaaagctttatcaaaaccaactcaatcaaataATAGCatgaacaagaaaaataacaaagttaTTTTGATATTGCTTCGCTGTTAACGAAGATACCTCCAGTCCACCCTACCAATGTGATTTTACCTtctcaataaggacttaatccattataacTTAAAATGATTACAAACACCACAAATACAAACCGTCTCTATCTTCTTGAGTCCATCTtactaaaacctagtcactcaaggaaaccactcaaacGACTTTGAGATTTACAAGTGTATGTTTACAAGTATTACTTCTAATAAAGCATATTAACACAAGTTAAATACAATTAATATCTTTACACAACAACGAGCAACAAATCTTGTGTGTTTACAAAGAATATACATAGAAAATATTTACTTCAGCAAGAACGTGTGTATGAGCGTAACGTAATTAGGTGAGCGTTAATAACTTCTTCCATTCTTCTAAGACTCCTTTATATAGCAGTTGAAAGATCCGTTGGAGGGTAGAATTAGAATAGAAAATTGTAGTTGTCTCCCTGTGTAACGATTTTCATATAGgagacaaaatggtacaatagtagTATCCTTAGCTCACATAATCAACATAGTGGAGGAAAGCATGATCTTGTATTGTGTACTATTTTCCTGATGCAAAACTTTTTGATCTTATATTCTAATCTTCATAGGCTTTTGATGAAATAatgttgaagcatgcttagaaAGATCAAGATACTAGTTTATAGAATCTTCAGAACCTCGATCTTTAGAGTCTTAACATAGTTCCTCAGAACCtgatcttcagagtcttcagatccTGTTCTTCTGAATCTTCAGAACTTGAGCGCAGAATCTTGAAGGCTGGAAATCCTTCAGAGGCACTTCAATAAAATTCACAATCATAAGCTTTAGCACAAACGTTCATCAGAATCGTTGCCTAAGAGCTTTCTAGAACTTGTCAACATCTTGTAAAACATTTTTATCTCTTCAGAGTCCGAGTGTGTTGATTCCAGAATCTGATGATGTCACACGTCAATGCTTCATATTAGAACCTGttagcaaaagctacacactaAATAAAAATCATTAgggtacaaaattgttctctaagaaacaatgcattgttatcatcaaaactaaagtCCAGACGCAAAATCAAAACTTGTTCTTACATTTTGTTCAATATTTTAGGCTGAATTGTTGAAAATACAATAGAACACCAACTGGTAGAACTTCATTTCTTAATTGGATTTATTCTAAAGGTACAAAATATAAAAGCAGTAGTGAATGGTCTTTGGCTTAGTGATGCACCGAAAAGAAGGTGGGGTGGTAGAATGGAAACGGGAATGATAAAGCATCACCTATATAATGAGTATAAAATTTAAGAATAAATACAAAATAAGTGTAATGAGACGAGGACTCACTTTGGACCATGGAATATAGACACACTTACTAGAAAATTTAGGGAAATATGGGACATTATGGTTAGTAGGAAGATCAATTTTATGTGCCTACAAGAAACTAAATAGACATGTGAAAAAGCAAAAGAATTAGACAACTCGAAATATAAGCTTTGGAATACCGGAAAATTTAGATTAAAAAATGGGGTGGGGATTATTGTGGAAAAGGAATGGAAGAAGGATATTATGGATGTGAAAAGAGTAGGAGGTCGAATCATAACCTTAAAATTTGTAGTGGAACAAAACACCGTTAATATTATTAGTGCTTACGCACCTCATGTTGGGTTAGCAGAACATCTTAAGGTAAACTTTTGGGAGGATTTAGAAGGTTTACTTCGGGATATACCCTAAGGAGAGAAGCTTTTCCTAGGAGGGTTGCAAAAGGTTTTGAGAGTGTACATGAGGGGTTTGGCCTATGGAAGGTGACTGTGGAGGGTAAATTCATCTTGGAGTTTTCGTCAACTGTGAATCTTACTATAGCAAATTCATGGTTTAGAAAAAGAGATGAAATTTCTATCATATATAAAAGTGGGGTGACATTTTCTCAGATGAATTTCTTTCTTATCAGGAAGTCAGATATGGAGATTTTCTTGAAATATAAACTTATTTCAAGAGAGAGCTTGACTACCTAACATAGAGTTTTGATTATGAATGTAAGAATTAAGGGGAGAACAAAGAGAAGAAATCATATGGTAGCGTCACCGATTAAGTGGTGGCATTTGAAGGGTGAAAAATAAGGAATTTTCCAACATAAGATCTTGGAGGGTGGGTTTGGACAATCACAAGGAAGTGAAAATGATATGTTGAATAACATGGTCCAAGGGATTAGAAAAGTGGCTAAAGAGACGTTGGATGGAATCAAGAGGTTATGAACCTAGGGACAAAGAATTTTGGTGGTGGAATGAAAATGTCCAAagtaaagaaaataaaaaatgactATTTTAAAGAGTGGTCTATGTGTAAGAATGTTGAAACTTGAGAAAAGTACGAGAAATCTAAGAATGAGACCAATAATACTAATGTTTAATGTGATCTATGAACTTGTTGGTGTGACATTTGATGCATAAATTTTTTATTTACCTAATAACATCACATTCACACTTAGCCATAAGGTATATAATATATATTCAAACTACTTCGTGAAATATATTTGTTAGAAAATAGTGAATAAATTTGttctatattccaaagtcgaatctttatcggagattgcactgctgaaaagattaaatcaatatttctcttgtgaatgtattcaaacatggttaaagaaaataaaattgaaggagattgaagaaaaatggaaagagggtaagaagttgtgtgaaaaaATATGGGAGATTCGCATGATATTTATAGATGAATTCATGCATGCATGCGTCAATGCCCTAGGTGCCACACACATaacacatgcatgcgccaatgcatgtggcgcacACACATGCACACATCCATGCGCCAATGCATATGACGCCTACATGCATTGGCTTTGCAAGCATGCGCCAAGGCTCTAGGCGCCTCCTTTGAAGATTAGTCGCCAGGACAGTCGCATAAGTAGGGAAATAtgattattttgatattttttttgaaaaattaattattttggaatttaattttaaaaaattaattatttaaaaaaaattcaaaacaaaacataCAATAAAacacaataataataataataataataataataataataataataataataataataataataataataaaaatatagaTAATTTATAAAAATGATTTAATCAAGAAAAAAAACCTCAAACAAAAGCAAAAAGGTAGTAAAACTAAAAGAAAGTGAAAGAGGTTTGGTAGCGTTAATGAAAGGATGTtattttggttggttgagtgttGATGATGTTCCTTCCTTGCTGCACTCATTCACTACTCTTCACTACTAAGCTCTCAATTCAACAACACTTTCGCTATTATCATCCATGAAGAACAACgataacaacaacaacaacagcaaaGACACTACCATAGGAATCCTCGATTCCCGCTTCAACCAAACCCTCAGAAATGTTCAAGGGTATGTATGTGTCTTTTTCTCTTCTCTCCCAATTCCTCTTTAATCATCAGCATTTCAGGAAATTTCATGATCTCGACAATTAAACTCCCCGATTTGTTTGTTGATCTTCAATTGTTGATTATTTAAACATTAAGATCAATCATTTTCAGTGATTTGTCTCTGTCTGATTACTAACCCTAATTTTCATCTAATTAAATTGAATAGCTTCTTCTCAATGGTTTGGTCTACAATTGATGTGTTCTTCTTTTGTCAAGGTTACTCAAGGGTCGTAGCATTCCTGGGAAAGTATTGTTGAGCCCGAGGGATCCGATCGATAATTCGAGCTTATTCTCGCCGACTTACCAGAGGAGTTTGTCGTATAGTGATACCGGTACAAGTAATCACACAATTGAGACAGTAGAGGTGAATTTTGTTTTCATATTTTGTGGTTATGTTATATTATGTCTTGTTATGTATGTCTATAAGACTGATTGGTAGCACATCATCAAGTGTGAGTTCTACTATTAACACAGGAGGAAGTTCAAAGTGGAGGCAAATCATTTGGTATTATGAGTGATAATAAATCGAAAACATCGACCTCGCATGTAGAGAATCCGTCTGAAGAAGTTCGGAAAACTTCCATGGGTGCTAGAGCGACTGATTCTGCAAGAGTTATGAAGTTCACAAAGGCGCTTTCGGGAACAATGGTTATATTAGGTATGATTTTAAGGTTGTTATTTGATTTATATGCACAAACAATGGATGATAAATATATGCTCCTATCACGATAAGAAGCCATTGCACACTAAAGAAATGTTTACTAGTTGGGTGTCTTTCATTATCTTGATTTTTGCCCCCAAAATATTGCTGATTGTCAAGTGGTCAAGGCTCTAACAATTCATGTTTGCTTATGCTGTAAAGCAATTATCTCTCGATACTATTTATTTAGTTTTCCGGTTTTCAAATGGTAAACTGATTATGCAAACCATATTTTTCTTTCTTAACTATCCTGTAGACAAATTGCGTGAATTAGCTTGGAGCGGTGTTCCGGATTATATGCGTCCTACAGTGTGGAGAGTTCTCTTGGTAAGCATGCCATACGATCTTAAAGAAGCACAATAGCGATGGATTTTGGAGTTCAGATTATAATTTATTAGGGTATATGTATTCTTGTTATATTTTGGTGATATCggttaagagtcccacatcggaaTCGGACAATCtatggcctgaacatgtgtttataagtgggggcaatccTCACCCTACTAGCCgattttgtagggttgagttaggcccaaccacaCATTCTTATGAACATCTAAACAAATCATTGAGGGTAGGGTGGTTTCCAGAGCTATTCTTCCATGGAGATTTGGTCCTGCTTATATAAAAATTGCTTTGAAATAAGATCATGCTGAGgattttgaaaaataaaaatgaggGGTTTTGGCCCTATAGATAATCACTTTAAGCAAATAGGTCAACACCATGTTTTTCCATGGATAATTTCTTTTCTTATTGAAATTTAAAGATGAACTGACAACAGGGATATGCACCAACTAATTCAGATAGAAGGGAGGGAGTTTTGAGAAGGAAGCGGCTCGAGTATCTTGATTGTGTTTCTCAGTATTATGATATTCCTGATACAGAACGCTCAGATGATGAGATCAGCATGCTTCGCCAGGTATTCTTGATTATACACATGTCACTCTtgattatttacaaaaataaactttttttaaatgttttactTTTTACACCTGTTAGATTGGCGTTGACTGTCCAAGAACTGTACCAGATGTTTCATTCTTCCAACAACCACAAGTTCAGAAATCACTGGAGCGTATTCTTTACGCATGGTATATTACAGATAACATGTTTCTTGGTCGTGATATTATTTTCATCCCACTGTTCTTGCAAAAAATGTAAGTTTTTTTATCGTAGTTATTTTGCTTACATGATTTCCTCATCTTCTGCCAGGGCCATACGGCATCCAGCAAGTGGATATGTTCAGGGGATAAACGACCTTGTCACGCCATTTTTTGTTGTTTTCCTATCTGAATACTTAGAAGGAAGCATAGATAATTGGACAATGTCCGATTTATCTTCAGATAAAATCTCTAATGTAGAGGCTGACTGCTATTGGTGCTTGTCAAAATTGCTTGATGGTATGCAAGACCATTATACATTTGCTCAACCGGGAATTCAAAGGCTTGTCTTTAAGTTGAAGGAATTGGTCAGGAGGATCGACGGTAACCTTTTTCTCAGGCCTATTGTTTTTTCTCCAAGTATGAACTTAATTACCCTAATTTTGCATCGGGATTGAGATTTGGATCTGCATTTGTTTTACCAAACCAACTAATTTTTTGTTTGTTATTAATTACTATACGATTATACTATATATTACTATTTGTATATGTCCATATACAATCTGATACTGAAACTTTGAGTTGCACCAGATCCTGTTTCAAGCCATATGGAGAATCAGGGACTGGAATTTCTTCAATTTGCTTTCCGCTGGTTCAACTGTCTTCTAATCCGCGAGGTTTGctttgattttttttctcttGCAAGTTTAATAAATTTCTACAGAAGAACAACTCTATAATTAATAAAGGGGCTGCATATTTAGATTCAAGGGATAATGGACTAAATAAAATTGACACACTCTGGTTCTTTTTAAGTCTGATGAAGTCTGATTCATGTTTTCAGATACCCTTTCAACTTGTCACGCGCCTTTGGGACACATATCTAGCCGAAGGAGATGCTTTACCAGACTTCCTTGTGTATATATTTGCGAGTTTTCTTCTTACGGTGAGCCTGTAAAACAAGATGACGCATTTGTATAATAGTAGTATTTCTTTTAGCAAATTACTATACGGTAGAAAAGTAAATGCTCTCTAATCTCTATCATTGTTTTTTCAGTGGTCAGACGAAATTCAGAAGCTTGATTTTCAAGAGTTAGTAATGTTCCTTCAACACCTTCCAACTCAGAACTGGACTCATCAGGAGCTGGAGATGGTACTCTCTCGAGCGTTTATGTGGCACAGCATGTTCAATAACTCTCCTAGCCATTTTGCTACCTAAATGTCAATTCTGAATTTCTGTATTTAGTTTTCTATTTTCAGTCTTTTCCTCATTCCATTAGAATCTTTTCCCCTTTGGTGTGTGATGCTTGTTTCTTATAGAACCAATGTTACATTTGTTTTGCAATGTAATATCTTGTAAAGGAAAGGTAAAAATAAACTTGAGATAGAAGCTATTATTTTTTCACGTGTAGAAATGTCAACCAGAATAGTCAATACCATATAGCGGCATGGCGGGATGACCACTAGTTGATATTTTTTGGAAATTAAAACAGAAGTgttaatacaaataaaataaaagcagtttgcagtaaaaataaaaataaagaagaaaataaaaacatcataaaCAGAATAACTGAGCTACAATAGCCCTTTCCCATTGTTATAATTGttcaaataaaaaatacaaatgatCTCATCAACATTGCAATAACACAACTATATAGCTTTGGCTATAAAGCATTACAATAGCATCTCTTCAATGAAACCAGTACAGTAGAATCCCATTACACAACCAGATTGACATGTCTCTTTTTTGCCTGAAACAAACAGAAAATCACATATAAGTAAAAACAGAGAAACAGAAAACAATAGTTGCATATCACATCACGATTGAATTTGAAACCTCACATGATTCTGCTGGATTTTCTGAACAAATTTATCAGGTGCATTAACATAATCAAAACTCTCTTTTTTCAAACTTTCAACAAGCTCAGTTTCTCCATTCTTCATTAGACTCCTAATCAATATCGAAAACGTCAATTCATCTGGCAAACACTCCGAACCCAAACCCTTCATGTATTCGTAAACCTCCATCGCCTTCTCTGTATTACCAACTTGCAAATAAACCCCAATCATCTCATTAAGCAACCTCGTATCTGGCTTCAACCCCTTCTCCACTGCCCGATCGAACATCTCTTCCGCCGTCTCAACCATCTTATTCTTTCCCAATAACAGTATCATGTCAGAATACAACAGCAATGTATCATATCCAGCTTCCTCATCACCAATAATAATCTCGAAAACCTAAACTTCAAATATTAAATACAAAACTAAAATTAACTTTAATTTGAATAATAATCACTTATCCTATAAGCGATTAACCAAAACGTTGTTTTATTACCTTAAGAGATAAATGGAGTTGGTTTTGTCTCTGCAATTCAGCTAAAACGTCCAACACGTCTGCTTTCAAGAGTCTGAGAAGTTTCGACTTGAGAACTTGGTTGATTTTATCGTCGGATTTCTTGGCGAGTTTGAGAGCGTGAATTACGTGAACGCTTTCTTTTGAAATTACCATTGACGCTGGCTTTCTGTTTTTGTATGAACGGAGACCGCACACGACTGTTGTTGATTTGCTTCTTCTTCGGTTGTTAAGGAAATTATTATAATAATCGATTCTGTTGTTGTTGCGGCTTGAAATTGGGGTTGGGAAAGGCACTTTTGTCCGGAATATCGATCCGCTTGCTCTGAGTATCATCTTGGAAGCGGGTTGAAGAAGGAGAAGTTGGAGAGCGATGAAAATGGTGATTAGGGGAAATTTTGAACCGTGGTTCAGTTTTATCTTCCTCTCTATAAGTATTAGTACTACTAACTGTTtcctccgttttttattataaaatcGTTTGACTTAATTGAAAGAAG containing:
- the LOC127087294 gene encoding GTPase-activating protein GYP1 isoform X2; this encodes MFKGMLLKGRSIPGKVLLSPRDPIDNSSLFSPTYQRSLSYSDTGTSNHTIETVEEEVQSGGKSFGIMSDNKSKTSTSHVENPSEEVRKTSMGARATDSARVMKFTKALSGTMVILDKLRELAWSGVPDYMRPTVWRVLLGYAPTNSDRREGVLRRKRLEYLDCVSQYYDIPDTERSDDEISMLRQIGVDCPRTVPDVSFFQQPQVQKSLERILYAWAIRHPASGYVQGINDLVTPFFVVFLSEYLEGSIDNWTMSDLSSDKISNVEADCYWCLSKLLDGMQDHYTFAQPGIQRLVFKLKELVRRIDDPVSSHMENQGLEFLQFAFRWFNCLLIREIPFQLVTRLWDTYLAEGDALPDFLVYIFASFLLTWSDEIQKLDFQELVMFLQHLPTQNWTHQELEMVLSRAFMWHSMFNNSPSHFAT
- the LOC127087295 gene encoding protein THYLAKOID ASSEMBLY 8-like, chloroplastic, translating into MILRASGSIFRTKVPFPTPISSRNNNRIDYYNNFLNNRRRSKSTTVVCGLRSYKNRKPASMVISKESVHVIHALKLAKKSDDKINQVLKSKLLRLLKADVLDVLAELQRQNQLHLSLKVFEIIIGDEEAGYDTLLLYSDMILLLGKNKMVETAEEMFDRAVEKGLKPDTRLLNEMIGVYLQVGNTEKAMEVYEYMKGLGSECLPDELTFSILIRSLMKNGETELVESLKKESFDYVNAPDKFVQKIQQNHAKKRHVNLVV
- the LOC127087294 gene encoding GTPase-activating protein GYP1 isoform X1 — protein: MKNNDNNNNNSKDTTIGILDSRFNQTLRNVQGLLKGRSIPGKVLLSPRDPIDNSSLFSPTYQRSLSYSDTGTSNHTIETVEEEVQSGGKSFGIMSDNKSKTSTSHVENPSEEVRKTSMGARATDSARVMKFTKALSGTMVILDKLRELAWSGVPDYMRPTVWRVLLGYAPTNSDRREGVLRRKRLEYLDCVSQYYDIPDTERSDDEISMLRQIGVDCPRTVPDVSFFQQPQVQKSLERILYAWAIRHPASGYVQGINDLVTPFFVVFLSEYLEGSIDNWTMSDLSSDKISNVEADCYWCLSKLLDGMQDHYTFAQPGIQRLVFKLKELVRRIDDPVSSHMENQGLEFLQFAFRWFNCLLIREIPFQLVTRLWDTYLAEGDALPDFLVYIFASFLLTWSDEIQKLDFQELVMFLQHLPTQNWTHQELEMVLSRAFMWHSMFNNSPSHFAT